Genomic window (Rossellomorea aquimaris):
GGATGTACTTATGAACCTTTTTGAAGAACTTGTCATTGATAGAGGCAGATTGGAACAAATCTCAAAAGATTTAAATAATCCGGAATTAAATGAAACGGTTGAAAGAATGACACGGATTTCCGGAGACTTACAAAGCATCATCCTCACTATGCGGATGGTTCCCGTAGAAACGGTATTTAACCGCTTTCCCCGCATGGTAAGACAGCTTGCAAGAGATTTAAATAAGAAAATTGAATTAGAAATCATAGGGGCAGAAACAGAGCTTGATCGGACAGTGATCGATGAAATCGGAGATCCACTCGTCCATTTAATTCGAAATGCCCTGGATCACGGGATTGAAATGCCTGAGATTCGCTCGAAAAATGGTAAGCCTGAACAAGGGACGGTCAAGCTGAAAGCATATCATAGCGGAAATCATGTATTTATTGAACTTGAAGATGATGGTGCAGGTATTAATAAGCAGCGAGTAATGGAGAAAGCGATTCAAAAAGGAATTGTATCAGAAGAAGTTGCGCAAACCTTATCCGATCGACAAATCTATGAACTTATCCTGGCGTCAGGTTTTTCAACAGCTGACCAAATCTCAGACATCTCTGGCAGAGGTGTTGGATTGGATGTAGTTAAAGCGACGATCGAGTCATTAGGTGGTGCCATTACAATCGACTCCAGTGCTGGTCAAGGATCATTGTTTTCTATCCAATTGCCGTTAACCTTATCGATTATTTCTGTCATGCTTGTTGAGGTTGAAGCTGAGAAATACGCAATCCCGCTTTCTTCCATTATCGAGACGGCCATAGTCAAAAAAGAAGAAATCATGAATGCACATAATCAAAGAGTGATAGATTTCAGAGGCAAGGTGGTTCCTTTGTTATTCCTGGAGGATGTATTCGAAGTTCCTAAAGATTCAAAGGATGAAGAGTTTTATTCTGTCGTGGTTGTCCGCAAAGGAGAAAAAATGGCAGGTTTAGTAGTGGATTCATTCATAGGCCAACAGGAAATCGTCTTAAAATCCTTAGGGAATTATCTTAATGATGTATTTGCCATTTCAGGTGCCACCATATTGGGTGATGGGCAGGTAGCGCTGATTGTCGATTGCAATACATTGATTAAATAGGAGGTAAGGGAAATGAGTGTAGTGTCAGAGACGATGGAAGACCTAAAGCTTATCGTATTTCAATTGGTGGATAAGGAATATGCCATTCCTGTCGATCAGGTCCGATCAATTGAGAAGCTGGAGCATATTACGAGAGTGCCTAGAACACCTTCCTATGTTAAAGGTGTAATAAATTTACGTGGTGTCGTAACCCCCATCATCGATTTAAGAAGTCGATTCGATTTATCCTCATCTGAGCCAACCGAGAGCACCCGAGTAATTATCGTAGGTTTAGATGATAAAGAGGTAGGATTGATCGTTGATGCGGCAAATGATGTGTTGGATGTAGAGAGAGAAATGATTGAACCTTCACCGGAAGTTGTCGGGGTAGTAGAAGCAGAGTACATTGGCGGAGTAGTAAAGCAAAATAAACGATTATTGATTCTACTTCATTTAGACAAAATACTGCAATCCATCTAAGGAGAACAGATACGAATGGGTTATGAGAAGAAAATTTCTTCAATGCACTTAGATATTTTGAGAGAAATCGGAAATATTGGAGCTGGGCATGCAGCAACTGCCCTCTCTACCCTTCTCGATAAGAAAATTGACATGAAGGTACCCAGTGTCCAGGTTGTTACATTCGATGAAATGATGGACATGGCAGGAGGACCGGATAATGTGGTCGTAAGTGTGTTCTTAAGAATTGAAGGGGATGCACCGGGAAGTATGTTTTTTTTATTGCCTCTTGAACAAGCTTCTACCTATATTCGAACAATGATACAGGATCGTTCGTTTTCCTTTAGTGAACCACCGTATTCAGAATTAGGTTTATCAGCCATGCAAGAGTTAGGGAATATTCTCTCAGGTTCTTATTTGTCTTCCTTATCCGACTTTACGAGTCTTAAACTGTTACCTTCTGTTCCCGCTTTATCTGTAGATATGGCTGGAGCCATTATCGGTTTCGGTTTACTGGAAATTTCTCAGGTAAGTGATTATGCGATTGTCATAGATACAGCCTTAAAAGAAGAAGAATTTGAGGACTCGGAAAGTGTGAAAGGTCACTTCTTCCTCTTACCGGATCCCGATTCATTTGAAATCATCTTCCAATCCCTCGGTGTGAAGCTATGATTGTAGTGGACTCAGTGGTAAGGGTGGGTATTGCAGATATGAATATCGTTAGTAAGGGAAGTTCAATTCGCACATCGGGCTTAGGTTCCTGCATTGGGGTGGTCTTATACGATGAGCTTATCAAATTGGCTGGTATGGTCCACATCATGCTCCCCAATTCATCGTTAGGGAAAGAGCATTCCATGAACCTAGCTAAATATGCAGACACAGGAATAGATGAACTCATTCGACAACTGGGAGAACGGGGTGCAAAAGTTG
Coding sequences:
- a CDS encoding chemotaxis protein CheA, with amino-acid sequence MELSQYLEVFIEESKENLQTCNEQLLELEKNPENLTIVNEIFRSAHTLKGMSATMGYEDLANLTHKMENVLDAIRNEKIKVTPEILDIVFKSVDDLEAMVFSIADGGDGKRDVTEVVTLLQAIEKGENLQSASNEAAATIAPEIHTLSMKYEAFEQTVIQQSFEQGFRCFEITVSLRDDCLLKAARVYMVFEVLEKLGEVIKSFPTVDQLEEEQFDHSFVIAVVSKEDACDIEKNIRNVSEVEEVTIVELTSQHIHNKEMKAMEEQSPEAVVREQEDMIPKETNKTSKQSNPSSKTIRVNIERLDVLMNLFEELVIDRGRLEQISKDLNNPELNETVERMTRISGDLQSIILTMRMVPVETVFNRFPRMVRQLARDLNKKIELEIIGAETELDRTVIDEIGDPLVHLIRNALDHGIEMPEIRSKNGKPEQGTVKLKAYHSGNHVFIELEDDGAGINKQRVMEKAIQKGIVSEEVAQTLSDRQIYELILASGFSTADQISDISGRGVGLDVVKATIESLGGAITIDSSAGQGSLFSIQLPLTLSIISVMLVEVEAEKYAIPLSSIIETAIVKKEEIMNAHNQRVIDFRGKVVPLLFLEDVFEVPKDSKDEEFYSVVVVRKGEKMAGLVVDSFIGQQEIVLKSLGNYLNDVFAISGATILGDGQVALIVDCNTLIK
- a CDS encoding chemotaxis protein CheW, translating into MEDLKLIVFQLVDKEYAIPVDQVRSIEKLEHITRVPRTPSYVKGVINLRGVVTPIIDLRSRFDLSSSEPTESTRVIIVGLDDKEVGLIVDAANDVLDVEREMIEPSPEVVGVVEAEYIGGVVKQNKRLLILLHLDKILQSI
- a CDS encoding chemotaxis protein CheC, giving the protein MGYEKKISSMHLDILREIGNIGAGHAATALSTLLDKKIDMKVPSVQVVTFDEMMDMAGGPDNVVVSVFLRIEGDAPGSMFFLLPLEQASTYIRTMIQDRSFSFSEPPYSELGLSAMQELGNILSGSYLSSLSDFTSLKLLPSVPALSVDMAGAIIGFGLLEISQVSDYAIVIDTALKEEEFEDSESVKGHFFLLPDPDSFEIIFQSLGVKL
- a CDS encoding chemotaxis protein CheD, giving the protein MIVVDSVVRVGIADMNIVSKGSSIRTSGLGSCIGVVLYDELIKLAGMVHIMLPNSSLGKEHSMNLAKYADTGIDELIRQLGERGAKVERLKCKMAGGAQMFQFISKSDVMRIGPRNAEAVKEALLKHRVPIVAEDLGGNKGRTIEFFTSTGILHVRTVNEGTRQL